The nucleotide sequence CGCGACTACGTCGTGCGCGCCGTGCGCGTCCACAAGGAACGCCTGCTCGTCACCCTCGACGGCATCCCCGACCGCAACGCCGCCGAAACCTTGCGCGGGCTGTCGGTCTGCGTGCCGCAGTCGCGATTGGCCCCGCCCGATCCCGACGAGGTCTTCCTGCATGAGCTCATCGGCCTGCGCGTGCGCCTGGTCGGCGCCGCGCCCGCCGATCCCGACCTCGGCGTCCTCGAGGACGTGCGCGACTCCGGCGGCGCCGAACTGTGGGTCATCCGGGATAGGCAGGGACGCGAGATTCTGTTCCCGGCCGCCGCCGAACTGGTGCCGGCAATCGACCTGGAGGCGCGGGTGGTCGTCATCGACCCGCCGCCGGGATTGCTGGAGCTGTACCAGGGCGAGTAGGAGGGAGAGGAAAAGGAAGAGGAAGAGGCCTCCGGCGGCCAGGAGGGGATGATCCCCTCCTGGACCTCCCCGACGGGGCGGGTGGAACGGTGGAGACAACGTCGGGCGGCGGGGCGTCGGCCGGTGTGGTGGCGGAAAGGGGCCCGGCGACACCGGCCGCAAAGCCGGCCGGCACGC is from Solidesulfovibrio sp. and encodes:
- the rimM gene encoding ribosome maturation factor RimM (Essential for efficient processing of 16S rRNA), which codes for MAEEKYIIVGHVARAHGIRGEVCVDSHADSPSYFERGAVVRLSPPSAPGRGRDYVVRAVRVHKERLLVTLDGIPDRNAAETLRGLSVCVPQSRLAPPDPDEVFLHELIGLRVRLVGAAPADPDLGVLEDVRDSGGAELWVIRDRQGREILFPAAAELVPAIDLEARVVVIDPPPGLLELYQGE